The window AGGAGTGTCAACTTAGTAAGTGAGTAGCATAGAGATAACGTAGTAAATTCATTTAAGTAAACCGTGAAGATTCCAAGTTCCATCTGGACATTACTAATTGGTGTCGTACTAACGCTCTTCAGCCTTTGGTACGGACAAAATCACGGTCTGTTGCCAGTAGCCGCCACAGACGAAGCCGTTCTAGTGGATGGTCTGTTCAACACAATGATGATCGTTTCCACTGGCATATTCTTACTTGTGGAAGGTATTTTGATTTATTCTGCAATTAAATATCGTCGGCGGGCAGGTGATAACGACGACGGGCCAGCCATTGAGGGCAACGTACCTTTAGAAATCCTCTGGACGGCGATCCCAGCAATTATCGTTCTCGGTATTTCTGTTTATAGCTTTGAGGTGTACAACGACATCGGCGGCTTTGATCCCCATTCTGTTCATGAAGCCCCGATGACTCAGGAATCTATGGTCATGCCAGGATCTGCGATCGCTGCAACTTTAAGTGATACCCCTCCTAGCACAGGCTCCAACCTCAATCAGGAAAAGTCTGATGAGGCTATGGAAGACCCAGCAACCGCAGCAGTCCGCAATGCTGACCAAATTCCCCAAAAACGCAATGCTCCTGGGGTGGGTAGTGTTGCTCCCACAATTGGGGGTAGTCCCGAAAGAGCAGGTTTACCACCAGAATTACGAGTTAATGTAACTGGTTTACAATACGCGTGGCTTTTCACTTATCCTGATACAGGCATCACTACAGGTGAGATGCACATTCCCGTTGGTCGGGAAGTCCAAATCAATATGACAGCCAATGATGTCATCCATGCTTTCTGGGTTCCAGAGTTCCGTTTGAAACAAGATGCTATCCCCGGTAGACAAAGCGAGATTCGATTCACGCCCAGATTAGCTGGTACTTACGACCTCATTTGTGCTGAACTTTGTGGCCCTTACCACGGAGCAATGAAAACAAAAGTAGTAGTAGAAACAACAGAAGCTTATGATGCTTGGATACAAGAGCAATTAGTTGCTAGCAGCGAAACTCTCAATCAAGCCGTTGCTGTTAATCCTACCGATTTATCCCCAGATGAATTTCTGAGTCATTACACTAAGGACATGGGAATACAGCCAGAAATGCTACATCATATGCACCACAAGAGTGTTGAGTAAAAAGTGGCGCTATGTGAGTTAGGGGTTAACAAGTTCGCGGAAGTCCCCACCTTACTAAGAGTTGAGGGTGGAGATGAATAGCTGGGAATGATCACAACATTCCTAACCAGAGAACACCAAAAAATTAATTTCCCTAATGACTAATGACTAATGACTAATGACTAATGACTAATGACTAATTAACTTATGACACAAACTCAGTTAGAAAAAACTGCCAATATCCCGCCTCATATAGAAGAACCAGAAGAAAGACATTGGCGAGACTTTTTTGGTTTCAGCACCGACCACAAGGTGATTGGGATTCAATACCTAGTTACTTCCTTTGTTTTCTACTGTATTGGCGGCGTAATGGCTGACTTGGTGCGGACAGAATTACGCACCCCGGAAGTAGATTTTGTTAGTCCAGAAATTTATAACAGTCTATTTACACTGCACGCCACAATCATGATTTTTTTGTGGATTGTGCCAGCCGGGGCTGGATTTGCTAACTATCTAATTCCCCTGATGATTGGGGCGAGAGATATGGCATTTCCTCGCTTGAATGCTGTGGCCTTTTGGATGATTCCCCCAGCCGGGATTTTGCTCATCGCTAGTTTAGCCCTGGGTGATGCGCCTGATGCTGGTTGGACTTCTTACCCTCCTTTGAGCTTGGTCACAGGTCAAGTGGGTGAGGGGATTTGGATTATGAGTGTCCTGCTGTTGGGTACATCGTCAATCTTGGGAGCGATTAACTTTATCGTTACCCTGCTGAAGATGCGTGTCCCCAGTATGGGAGTTCATCAAATGCCTTTGTTTTGTTGGTCAATGTTGGCAACTTCGGCTTTGGTACTGTTATCTACACCAGTATTAGCAGGGGCGCTGATTCTCCTGGGCTTTGACTTGTTAGCAGGAACAACATTTTTTAACCCTACTGGCGGGGGTGACCCGGTGGTTTACCAGCATATGTTCTGGTTTTATTCCCACCCGGCGGTATATATTATGATTTTGCCTTTCTTTGGGGCAATTTCGGAAATTTTGCCAGTTCATGCCCGTAAACCGATTTTTGGTTATAAAGCGATCGCCTATTCATCTCTAGCGATCAGTTTCTTAGGGCTAATCGTTTGGGCGCACCATATGTTTACCAGTGGTGTCCCCGGTTGGTTACGAATGTTTTTTATGATCACTACCATGATCATTGCTGTACCCACTGGAATTAAAATTTTTGGTTGGTTAGCAACTATCTGGGGTGGCAAAATCAGCCTCAATAGTCCGATGATTTTTGCGATGGGCTTCTTAGGAACCTTCGTAATTGGCGGGATCAGTGGTGTAATGTTAGCCGCCGTCCCCTTTGATATTCACGTTCATGATACATATTTTGTAGTCGCACACCTGCACTACGTCTTGTTTGGTGGTAGCGTCTTAGGAATTTTTGCCGCTATTTATCACTGGTTCCCAAAAATGACGGGACGAATGATGAACGAATTTTGGGGCCGAGTTCATGCTGTTTTAACCATTGTCGGTCTGAATATGACCTTCTTACCCATGCACAAGCTAGGGCTGATGGGGATGAACCGCAGAATTGCTCAATATGACCCCAAATTCACCTCATTGAATGAAATCTGCACCTACGGATCATATATTCTGGCGATTTCGACATTACCCTTTATCGTCAATGCTGTTTGGAGTTGGTGGTATGGACCAAAAGCTGGTGATAATCCTTGGCGGGGACTGACCTTAGAATGGATGACTACCTCACCACCAGCCATTGAGAATTTTGAGAAACTCCCGGTTTTAGCTACTGGCCCTTACGACTATGGCGTAAGTGAGAAAAAAGTAGATATTCAGGCGGTTTTAAATATCGAACCTGGTGAACCATACCCGACTATTGAGTCTGGCGTTTAAGTGGGAGTAGGGAGTAGGGGAGAAGAAAATTCCCCATTCTCAATTCCCCATTCTCAATTCCCCGGTTCCCAATCCCCGATCCCCAACACAATACATTTTTAAAGATTCATGCAAAGTCAAATAATTGACCCAGCGAAAACTGAACTGAATCATCATCCCGCAACAGCAGATGCTCATCACGAAGAACATCCAGACCTGCGTCTGTTTGGGCTAGTGGTATTTCTCATCGCTGAAGGAATGATTTTTCTGGGGATGTTCGGAGCTTATTTAGCTTTCCGTGCTACCTTACCTGCATGGCCTCCAGAAGGCACGCCAGAATTAGAACTATTGCTACCCGGAGTCAATACTATCAATCTGATTGCTAGTAGTTTTGTGATGCACAATGCTGATACCGCCATCAAAAAAAATGATGCTAAGGGTATGCAGATGTGGTTGACAATTACGGCGTTGATGGGTGCTACTTTCTTGGTGGGTCAGGTATATGAATATGCTCACCTGGAATTTGGTCTGACTACCAATTTGTTTGCTAGTTCGTTTTATGTTTTAACGGGCTTTCACGGTCTGCACGTGACTATCGGCGTTTTGGCCATTGTGGCTGTTTTGTGGCGATCGCGCGTTCCCGGTCACTACAGTAACGAAAAGCACTTCGGTATCGAAGCGGCAGAAATCTATTGGCACTTTGTTGATGTAATTTGGATTATTCTGTTCGGATTACTGTACATACTTTGAGTATTAACTATTAGTTGTTCACTCCACGCGAATAACTAAATCAGCCCTCATCCGGGGGCTTTTTTCATGAATTTTAGTTGAAAATCCACCGTAAAAGCCGCACAATCGCCAAGTGAACTGACATTCCATATTCCCCAGGAGAGACCTTTCCCTGTGATGTTGCAGAAATCGGTAAAGATGTATTACGCTAGGCGGGAACTGATGTCAAGGATGTACACAAAGATGTTGGTACATCAAAAATACTTAGTGCTGAATACATTGGAGAAAAATAACCTAACTAGCTTGATTTCTTGAAACCATTTCCCTTGCGTTAGTAAGGTAAGTAATATCTACGGAGGAAGTCTGTATGTTAAAGCAACTTGTGAAAAGTAGCGCTCTTTTCGTTTTTTTGTTCGCAGGCAATCTTTCAGCTCTAGCACAAGCTCCAGAATCAAAACCTCAAACTCAAGTGTCTCAAGCCCTACAGGCACAACTGCAACAACCTCAAGGACAAACCACTGTTAGTCCCGAAGAACTACAACAATTTGCCAGCGTTATCCCAACTTTACAGGAAATTGGTCAATCATCTCAGCAGCGATCGGTAAAAATTATTGAGCAATCAGGCTTGAGCGTAGAGCGATTTCAAGAGCTTTCCGAAGCCCAGCAGTCCCCTGGGGCTGCACCATCTTCACCAGCAACTCCACAAGAGCAACAGTCTTTTAATCAAGTAGCCCCGGAAATCCAGTCAATCCAACAGGAAACTCTGTCCCAACAGGAGGAAGCAGTGCGGGCTGGGGGGTTAGAACCAAACCGCTTCAACGAGATATTGGTCGCCATTCAGCAAGACCCAGCTTTGCAACAGCAGGTACAGCAGCTGATTCCACGAAATTAGCGAAGCTAAAAATCGTAGGGTGGGTTAGCGACAGCGTAACCCACCAAAATCCTGAAATATCTGTTGCATTAATAAATTCAAATTGGTATTTCGTTTATTTACCAAGATTTTTCTGTATTTTAGCCAGTAGGGTGGGTTAGCGAAAGCGTAACCCACCAAAATCCTGAAATATCTGTTGCATTAGAGTTATTGCGTAAGTCGTAGACAAATTGGTATTCCGTGTATGTACCAAGATTTTTCCGTATTTTACCCAAATTTCCCCAAATTAAACAATATCATGGTGAAGGTAACTATAATTACTACATAAGTACCTGTGACTTCTAACTATGCCCTTTACCTTCACATTTGCTCTGAGCCAAAACCAAACCTTTGAGCTGCGCTGTGATTACGGTACGCGCCGTCTCGATACTAATCACTTAGATAGTCTGATTAATCTGTGTGAAGAAAGATACTATTTTCAAGAAAAAGATGACACCGCAATGTTGCAAAATATCGGCTGTCAGCTTTATTCGTGGTTGGATGGTAAAGAAGGATGGTTACGCCAAGCTTTAAATGAAGAAAATCACGGGACAATATATTTAGATTTAATTCAAACCAGTGAAGCACAGAATTTAAACCCCCAAACTCAAAAAGTGGCGTTGGGTTTAGCACATTTGCCTTGGGAATTATTACACAACGGCACAGTATTTTTACATCTTTTACCAGTAAGAGCAGTCAAGCAACAAAATAACCCAGTTATTCCCCAGCAAAATCGTCCGTTGCGGCTGTTATTTATGGCGACTGCACCAGAACACCCAGGAATTGCACCTCTACAATTTGAGCAGGAAGAGGCGAATATTCTCACAGTGAGAAAAGATCAGACCTTGGCGTTGATTGTGGAGGAAAGCGGCTCAGTGGCTGAGTTGGGGAATTTAGTTCTCTCCTATGCCGCAGATTATTTTGATGTGTTCCATTTGACGGGGCATGGTGTTATTTATACAGAAAAAGAGTTGGGAGGCTATCTGCCGCCAGGTCGCAAAATTAATGATGATACTCCCTGTTTCATCACCGAGGATGAAGTGGGAGGTGTACAATTTACCACCGTCGATGATTTAGCCAAAGCTTTTGGGGTACGCTTTCCCCGTGTGGTGTTTCTCTCTGGCTGTCATACTGGGCAACTTGCCAACAAAGGTACAGTTCCCTCAATGGCGCAGGCTTTAGTGAAAGCGGGTGTGGGTGTGGTTTTGGGCTGGGCGCGTCCGGTGTTTGACAGGACAGGTATTATTGCTGCACAAGCGCTGTATCAAGCTTTGGCGACGGGGGCGACGGTGGAAGATGCGGTAAAAGCGGCACAGCAAGAAATGATAACTCAGGAATGTTCTGACTGGCATTTATTGCGGATTTATCGGGATACTCGCCAGATTCAGGAGTTAGTTACACCACTGCTGACCAGAAACCGTGAAAAGCTGAAATTTACACCACCTGAAAGCGAATTTCTCGATGAAAAAAACATTGTCAAAGTTGCCAGTCAAGGGGAATTTGTCGGACGCAGAAGAGCCTTACAGCGAGGAATGCGGGCTTTGCGGGCAACTAGCGACAATATCGGCGTGTTTCTGGCGGGAATGGGGGGTTTGGGTAAAAGTTCTCTGGCGGCGCGGTTGTGTACGCGGGTGCAGTCGCAACGTCCCAATTTTCAGCGCGTGGTGTTGATTGGCCCTGTAAACGAGGTGGGTTTAATTAACAAGCTGGCGAGTAAGTATGAACGGTTTGCTGGTGTGCCGGCTTTGTTAAATCAGCCGGAAATCCCTTTTAAAGGGCGATTGCAAAACTTTTTTGAGGCCATAGAAGAGACACACTATCAGCCTTTGTTGTTGGTTTTGGATGATTTTGAGCAGAATATCTCCCAAGGGAATATAACAGATGGTAGTCTGCGGATGACTGCGGAAGCTTACGAGGTTTTAGCAGCTTTGTGTGCAGCTTTGGCTGAGAATCAAGCGGAAAGTCGGTTAATTGTTACCTGTCGCTATCTGAAAGAAGATACTCTTCCACCCCATCGCTTACATTTGGAAAGTTTGCAGGGGATGGGTGAGGCGGATATTAATAAAATATATTGGCAATTGGATCAGAATATCAGGTTGCAAGTGAGAAAGCAGCGCCTCCTGACAATTGCTGATGGAAATCCGCGCTTGTTGAAGTGGCTGGTGGAAATTGTGCAGTTACCAGATTTGGCTACAGATGAGTTGCTGACAAGGTTGGAGGGTGTGCAACTCAAGTTTCGGGAAGATATTTTGGCGGAAGTTTTGTTAAATGCTTTGGAGGATGAGGAAAAAAAGTTTCTGGCTAGGTTGAGTGTGTTTCGTCTCCCGGTGACGGAGGAAATAATTAAGAACCTCTCCCCAACTCCTATACTACCAGGAGAAGGGCTTCAAACTTCCACTTCTCTGGTAGGGGTTGGGGGGTTAGGTTTCCTACCCAAATTAATTAGTCTCAGTTTAGTGGAGTCAGCGACAACTTACGCCCAGCAAATTGCCGAATATCGGGTAACGACGATTTTAGAACCGTTGCTGCAAACGATATTAACGGAGGAAGAATGGCAAACTACGCGCCAAGCAGCTACACGTAAAATGTATCAAACTTGGTGGGAAAAAACGGATAACCGTAACGAAGAACAAGGGCGAGAAATTGTCAGGTTGGCGGTGTTGGGACAGGAAAAAGAAATCGCCGTTAGTGTAGGAGATAACATTGCAAATTTTTGGTTGAATAACAGCCGATATGTGGAAGCTTGGGAGATATGCCGAGAAATTCTGCCATTGGGTGAAGATTACCGAATTGTGGGGAGTATTGCTAGGGCAGAAGCGGTTTTTGGTTTTGTTAAGGAAGCGTTAGCGCATTATGAACAAGCCTTACAACTCTGTCCAGAAGATGATTTAAAAGTAAAAGCCGCCACACTACACGAAATGGCTAATTTAAAAGCCCTACAGGGAGACATAGCTGGGGCTGTCTTAGATTACCAGCAATCTTTGGATATCAGAGAAAGCATTAACGATGTCCTAGGCACAGCCGC is drawn from Nodularia sp. LEGE 06071 and contains these coding sequences:
- a CDS encoding cytochrome c oxidase subunit II transmembrane domain-containing protein, whose product is MKIPSSIWTLLIGVVLTLFSLWYGQNHGLLPVAATDEAVLVDGLFNTMMIVSTGIFLLVEGILIYSAIKYRRRAGDNDDGPAIEGNVPLEILWTAIPAIIVLGISVYSFEVYNDIGGFDPHSVHEAPMTQESMVMPGSAIAATLSDTPPSTGSNLNQEKSDEAMEDPATAAVRNADQIPQKRNAPGVGSVAPTIGGSPERAGLPPELRVNVTGLQYAWLFTYPDTGITTGEMHIPVGREVQINMTANDVIHAFWVPEFRLKQDAIPGRQSEIRFTPRLAGTYDLICAELCGPYHGAMKTKVVVETTEAYDAWIQEQLVASSETLNQAVAVNPTDLSPDEFLSHYTKDMGIQPEMLHHMHHKSVE
- a CDS encoding CHAT domain-containing protein, with translation MPFTFTFALSQNQTFELRCDYGTRRLDTNHLDSLINLCEERYYFQEKDDTAMLQNIGCQLYSWLDGKEGWLRQALNEENHGTIYLDLIQTSEAQNLNPQTQKVALGLAHLPWELLHNGTVFLHLLPVRAVKQQNNPVIPQQNRPLRLLFMATAPEHPGIAPLQFEQEEANILTVRKDQTLALIVEESGSVAELGNLVLSYAADYFDVFHLTGHGVIYTEKELGGYLPPGRKINDDTPCFITEDEVGGVQFTTVDDLAKAFGVRFPRVVFLSGCHTGQLANKGTVPSMAQALVKAGVGVVLGWARPVFDRTGIIAAQALYQALATGATVEDAVKAAQQEMITQECSDWHLLRIYRDTRQIQELVTPLLTRNREKLKFTPPESEFLDEKNIVKVASQGEFVGRRRALQRGMRALRATSDNIGVFLAGMGGLGKSSLAARLCTRVQSQRPNFQRVVLIGPVNEVGLINKLASKYERFAGVPALLNQPEIPFKGRLQNFFEAIEETHYQPLLLVLDDFEQNISQGNITDGSLRMTAEAYEVLAALCAALAENQAESRLIVTCRYLKEDTLPPHRLHLESLQGMGEADINKIYWQLDQNIRLQVRKQRLLTIADGNPRLLKWLVEIVQLPDLATDELLTRLEGVQLKFREDILAEVLLNALEDEEKKFLARLSVFRLPVTEEIIKNLSPTPILPGEGLQTSTSLVGVGGLGFLPKLISLSLVESATTYAQQIAEYRVTTILEPLLQTILTEEEWQTTRQAATRKMYQTWWEKTDNRNEEQGREIVRLAVLGQEKEIAVSVGDNIANFWLNNSRYVEAWEICREILPLGEDYRIVGSIARAEAVFGFVKEALAHYEQALQLCPEDDLKVKAATLHEMANLKALQGDIAGAVLDYQQSLDIRESINDVLGTAATLTNRADLKALQGDIAGAVLDYQQSRDITDSINDVRGTAVTLTNRANLKTQQGDITGALSDYQQSRDITESINDVQGTAATLTNMAYCEGERGNKTKQLELYLEAVQLFGQVRAYLDLYKTLNNLGIRDETKGIIYLAQAVWLCLRIQVPLTNTVNTLWAMYDYVVQENEMKALLGAVARYFCQIRGEGHPQLEELKQRSLDILAGAAAAQGIDTQEAFATWFVQQGLNDHEYFIPQLKQRLEAIIGDEWLFERF
- a CDS encoding cytochrome c oxidase subunit 3, with amino-acid sequence MQSQIIDPAKTELNHHPATADAHHEEHPDLRLFGLVVFLIAEGMIFLGMFGAYLAFRATLPAWPPEGTPELELLLPGVNTINLIASSFVMHNADTAIKKNDAKGMQMWLTITALMGATFLVGQVYEYAHLEFGLTTNLFASSFYVLTGFHGLHVTIGVLAIVAVLWRSRVPGHYSNEKHFGIEAAEIYWHFVDVIWIILFGLLYIL
- the ctaD gene encoding cytochrome c oxidase subunit I, whose translation is MTQTQLEKTANIPPHIEEPEERHWRDFFGFSTDHKVIGIQYLVTSFVFYCIGGVMADLVRTELRTPEVDFVSPEIYNSLFTLHATIMIFLWIVPAGAGFANYLIPLMIGARDMAFPRLNAVAFWMIPPAGILLIASLALGDAPDAGWTSYPPLSLVTGQVGEGIWIMSVLLLGTSSILGAINFIVTLLKMRVPSMGVHQMPLFCWSMLATSALVLLSTPVLAGALILLGFDLLAGTTFFNPTGGGDPVVYQHMFWFYSHPAVYIMILPFFGAISEILPVHARKPIFGYKAIAYSSLAISFLGLIVWAHHMFTSGVPGWLRMFFMITTMIIAVPTGIKIFGWLATIWGGKISLNSPMIFAMGFLGTFVIGGISGVMLAAVPFDIHVHDTYFVVAHLHYVLFGGSVLGIFAAIYHWFPKMTGRMMNEFWGRVHAVLTIVGLNMTFLPMHKLGLMGMNRRIAQYDPKFTSLNEICTYGSYILAISTLPFIVNAVWSWWYGPKAGDNPWRGLTLEWMTTSPPAIENFEKLPVLATGPYDYGVSEKKVDIQAVLNIEPGEPYPTIESGV
- a CDS encoding DUF4168 domain-containing protein codes for the protein MLKQLVKSSALFVFLFAGNLSALAQAPESKPQTQVSQALQAQLQQPQGQTTVSPEELQQFASVIPTLQEIGQSSQQRSVKIIEQSGLSVERFQELSEAQQSPGAAPSSPATPQEQQSFNQVAPEIQSIQQETLSQQEEAVRAGGLEPNRFNEILVAIQQDPALQQQVQQLIPRN